A genomic window from Candidatus Kouleothrix ribensis includes:
- a CDS encoding Ppx/GppA family phosphatase: MQERIGIIDLGSNTTRLVVMGYTPHHSFRLLDEVRETVRLAEGVGDDGQLRPAPMARGVEAMKMFHSYCKSTGVTKIVPVATSATRDAANQAEFLTRVTRESGLRLRVLSTEEEAYYGYLGAVNALDLRDGFVIDIGGGSAEVTAVRGRGFVRSFSRPAGVLRFSERYVRSDPISGRDFKALHEAAAESFAGVEWLNETSSTTLAGIGGTIRTLAEIDQKLGGYPLDRVHGHSFSRDRLDEIIGMLRGMTLRQREDMPGLSRDRADLILAGAVILQQLMERGRFAAITVSGQGLREGLFYEHFLVGETPPLFSDMRGFSVQNLARIYNYEALHAAKVRDLSLSLFDQLRPLHGYGEWERELLGYAAQLHDVGVAISYYDHHKHGAYLVMNSALQGISHREIVILALLVRYHRKGDVAVDPYQKILNPGDGERIARLAALLRLAEYLERSKSQVVQGLHVELGESVRVVTRTVGDATVEIWDANRRAGLFQKAFGKAIEIV; the protein is encoded by the coding sequence ATGCAAGAGCGCATCGGCATCATCGACCTTGGCTCGAACACGACGCGCCTGGTGGTGATGGGCTACACGCCACATCACTCGTTTCGGCTGCTCGACGAGGTTCGCGAGACGGTGCGCCTGGCCGAGGGCGTGGGCGATGACGGCCAGCTCCGCCCGGCACCGATGGCCCGCGGCGTCGAGGCGATGAAAATGTTCCACAGCTACTGCAAATCGACCGGGGTCACCAAAATCGTACCGGTGGCCACCAGCGCCACGCGCGACGCCGCCAACCAGGCTGAGTTCCTCACCCGCGTCACCCGCGAGTCGGGCTTGCGATTGCGTGTGCTCTCGACCGAAGAAGAAGCCTACTATGGCTACCTGGGCGCGGTAAATGCGCTCGACCTACGCGACGGCTTTGTGATCGACATCGGCGGCGGCAGCGCCGAGGTGACGGCGGTGCGCGGGCGCGGGTTCGTGCGCTCGTTCAGCCGCCCGGCCGGCGTGTTGCGCTTCTCCGAGCGCTATGTGCGCTCCGACCCGATCAGCGGGCGCGATTTCAAGGCGCTGCACGAGGCCGCCGCCGAGAGCTTTGCCGGCGTGGAGTGGCTGAATGAGACCAGCAGCACCACGCTGGCCGGCATCGGCGGCACCATCCGCACGCTCGCCGAGATCGACCAGAAGCTGGGCGGCTACCCGCTCGACCGGGTACACGGCCATAGCTTCAGCCGCGATCGGCTCGACGAGATCATCGGCATGCTGCGCGGCATGACCCTGCGCCAGCGCGAGGATATGCCTGGCCTGAGCCGCGACCGCGCCGATCTGATCCTGGCCGGAGCGGTGATCTTGCAGCAGCTGATGGAGCGCGGCCGCTTCGCGGCGATCACCGTCAGCGGGCAGGGCCTGCGCGAGGGCCTGTTCTACGAGCATTTTCTGGTGGGCGAGACGCCGCCGCTCTTCTCGGATATGCGCGGCTTCAGCGTGCAGAACCTGGCGCGCATCTACAACTACGAGGCGCTGCACGCGGCCAAAGTACGCGATCTCTCGCTGTCGCTGTTCGACCAGCTGCGCCCGCTGCATGGCTACGGCGAGTGGGAGCGCGAGCTGCTCGGCTATGCTGCCCAGCTGCACGACGTTGGCGTGGCGATCAGCTACTACGATCACCACAAGCACGGCGCCTACCTGGTGATGAACTCGGCGCTGCAGGGCATCAGCCACCGCGAGATCGTCATCCTGGCGCTGCTGGTGCGCTACCATCGCAAGGGCGATGTGGCAGTCGATCCATATCAGAAGATCCTGAACCCCGGTGATGGCGAGCGCATCGCCCGGCTGGCCGCGCTGCTGCGGCTGGCCGAGTACCTCGAGCGCAGCAAAAGCCAGGTGGTGCAGGGGCTGCATGTCGAGCTGGGCGAGTCGGTACGCGTGGTGACCCGCACCGTCGGCGATGCGACTGTCGAGATCTGGGATGCCAATCGCCGCGCCGGGCTGTTCCAGAAGGCCTTCGGCAAGGCGATTGAGATTGTGTGA